In the genome of uncultured Pseudomonas sp., the window CAACCACGCCAGCCAGCCGTTATGCTTTGCGCAACGGAGGATTTGGCATGCAGATTTACAAAGTGGGCGGCGCAGTACGCGATCGTTTGTTGCACAGACACATCAGTGAAATCGACTGGGTCGTCGTCGGGGCCAGCGCCGAACAGATGCTCGAATTAGGTTATCGCCCGGTCGGTGCCGACTTCCCGGTGTTTCTGCACCCGCAAACCGGCGAGGAGTACGCCCTGGCGCGCACCGAGCGCAAGAGCGGCCACGGCTACGGCGGCTTTACCTTCTTCGCCAGCCCTGAAGTCACCCTGGAAGAAGACCTGATTCGCCGCGACCTCACCGTCAACGCCATGGCTGAAGACGCACAGGGCGCGTTGATCGACCCCTATGGCGGCCAGCACGACCTCGACGCCAAGCTGCTGCGGCATGTCTCCCCGGCCTTTGCCGAAGACCCCCTGCGCGTGCTGCGCGTCGCGCGGTTTGCCGCACGCTACGCGCCGCTGGGCTTCCGTGTGGCCGACGAGACCATGGGCCTGATGCGCGAGCTGAGTGAGTCCGGTGAGTTGACCGCGCTGACGCCCGAGCGCAGCTGGAAGGAAATATCCCGCGCACTGATGGAGCCGCGCCCGGACGTTTTTATCCAGGTGCTGCGTGACTGCGGCGCATTGCGCGTATTGCTGCCTGAAGTCGACTGTCTGTTCGGCATCCCGCAGCCACCTGCCCATCACCCGGAAATCGACACCGGCGTGCATGTCCTCAGCGTGCTGCGCCAGTGCGCCGAGCACCAACAACCGCTGACGGTACGCTGGGCCTGCCTGCTGCATGATGTCGGCAAGGGGCTGACGCCCGAGGCCGAGTGGCCGCGGCATATCGCCCATGAGGTCAAAGGCTTGAAGCTGATCCGCGCGATCAACCAGCGCTGCAAGGCACCCAAGGATTGCCAGGAACTGGCCCTGCAAGTCGGCGAATTCCACACACACGGCCACCGCGCTCTGGAGCTGAAGGCCGCGACCCTGCTCAAGCTGCTGCAAGGCTTCGATGTGTTTCGCCGCCCGCAACGCTTTGAAGAGTTTATCGCCGCCTGCGAAATGGATGCGCGCGGTCGGCTAGGCCTGGAGCAACGCCCCTACCCGCAGGCCGACTATCTGCGCGCCGCCATGCACGCAGCCCGCGCGGTGGCTGTGCCGCCACTGCTGGCGCAGGGGTTCAAGGGCGCGGAACTGGGTGAGGCGTTAAATCGAGAGCGGCTGAATGCACTCAGCGCCTACAAGGCGAACGCTGCCGCGCAACCCATGCCGCACGGAGCTAACTAACAGGCGGGATGCGCCTGGAGCAACTCCGCCGGGGTCAACGGCTGGTCACGCCAGCTGAACGCCACCGGGCACAGCTGCTGCTCAATCTGTGCCGTCTGCCAGAGCTCGGCAAAGCTGCACTGTTGCGCCGGATGCAGAATATCCGGCGCGAGCAGCGAAAGCGGCCAGAGCACAAAGGCATTCTTCAGAATTTCCGCACGCGGCAGAATCAGGCCGTCAAAGTTGCCGACCAGATCGCCATACAGCAATACATCAATGTCCAGCGGCAGGCCTTTGCGTTCTGGCGCATAGCGGCCGTTGTCGGCTTCGATAAATTTCAGCCGCCGGTCCAGATCCGCCAGCGACAGCTCGCTGTAACCGGCCACCACGAGATTGAAGAACGGCCCGCTCTTGATGCCTACCGCCTGACTTTCGAATACCGGCGAGCAACGCATCTCGCGCAATAAATCGGCAACGGCTTCGAGCCCGGCATGCAGGTGCGCCTCGCGCTCGATATTGCTACCCAGCCCCAAAAAAACCCGAGTTAGCGACATCCGCGCTCGATCTCCACACCAACACCGCCACTGGCTGCGGGTACCGCGCCAGGCTTGGTCAGCTTGAGGCGTACCCAAGGGATATGGAATTCGCTCATCAGCACCTGCACCAGACGCTCGGCAAAGGTTTCCACCAAGATGAATTGCGACTCGCTGGCAAACGCCTGAATACGCTGCGATACGCTGGCGTAATCCAGCGCTTTGTCCAGCTCATCGCCGGCCGCCGCTGGACGGTTATCCCAGCCCAGATACAGGTCCAAACGCAAACATTGGCGAATGGTCCGCTCCCAGTCGTAGGCACCAATCACCGTATCGACTTCCAGACCCTCGATAAAAACTGTGTCCAAGCACGCTCTCCGCGGCACGACAAGGCTGTCGCACCTAGTTAGAATCAGGGCTCCCTTGCCCGGAATGGATACCATGTTTTGGCTGCTGGCGACCCTCGCCTACCTGCTCGGCTCGTTGTCCTTTGCCATTCTGCTCAGCCGCCTGGCCGGCGGACCCGATCCGCGCGCCAGCGGTTCAGGCAACCCCGGTGCCACCAATATGTTCCGGCTAGCTGGCAGACGCCTGGCCATCCTGACGCTGATCGGTGACCTGCTCAAGGGCCTACTACCGGTGTTGATCGCCAACCTGCTCGACTTCAGCTTGCAGCAGCAAGCCTGGATCGGTTTAGCCGCGATCATCGGCCACATGTACCCGTTGTACTTTAACTTCCATGGCGGCAAAGGCGTCGCCACGGCTGCCGGCATGCTACTGGGCCTGTATCCGCCCGCCGCCTTGCTGGCGATTGCCGCGTGGCTGCTGACCTTCATCCTGACCCGGACCAGCTCACTGGCGGCCCTGATTGCCACACCACTGACGCTGCCACTGTTAGCCTGGCAACAACCCGCGGCGCTTATCCCGGTCTGTGTACTGACCGGGCTGATTGTCTGGCGGCACCGGAGCAATTTACGCGATCTTTATGCCGGCCGTGAGCGGCATTTCTAAACCCGCACGCTGAACCCAGCTCTTCACCCGAGCAGCGCGCCATACTTACAGCCCCGGAAGTTGCTCCATCGGCCAACGCGCCTGCACCTTGATACTCAAATCCTCATGCTGCCCCGCCAGCAAACGCTGGCAACCCGCGTAGGCGATCATCGCGCCGTTATCGGTGCAGAATGCCGGGCGCGCGTAGAACACTTCGCCCTTCAGCTCAGCGAGCATTTTCTCCAGCGACTGACGCAGCGCCTGGTTGGCGCTCACTCCGCCGGCGATTACCAGATTATTCAACCCGGTTTGCTTAAGCGCACGCTTGCACTTGATGGTGAGGGTATCGACCACCGCCTGCTGGAACGCCAAGGCGATGTCGCAGCGGGTCTGCTCGGAGTTGTCGCCTGCGGCCTGGCACTGCTGCCAAGTATTCAGGGTAAAGGTCTTCAGGCCGCTGAAGCTGAACTCCAGCCCGGGCCGGTCGGTCATCGGCCGGGGGAACTTGAAGCGCCCTGGCGTGCCGTTCAGCGCCAACTTGGCAATTTCCGGCCCGCCCGGGTATTGCAGACCCATCAGTTTGGCCGTCTTGTCGAACGCCTCACCGGCCGCATCGTCAAGCGACTCACCGAGCAGCTGGTAAAGGCCGATACCATCGACGCGCACCAACTGGGTATGGCCGCCTGACACCAACAAAGCGACGAACGGAAAAGCCGGTGGCTGCTCCTCCAGCATCGGTGCCAGCAAATGACCTTCCATGTGGTGCACGCCGAGCGCCGGGATGCCCCAGGCGAACGCTAACGCCTGCGCACAGGAAGCGCCGACCAGCAGCGCGCCAACCAGGCCGGGGCCCGCGGTATAGGCGATCGCATCGATGTCTAAGTTGCGCTTGCCAGCTTCCTCGAGCACCTCGCGGATCAGTGGCAGCATGCGTTTGACGTGATCGCGCGAAGCCAACTCCGGCACCACGCCACCATAAACGCGGTGCAGATCAATCTGGCTGAACAGCGCATCGGCCAGCAGACCACGCTCGCTGTCGTAGAGCGCGACACCGGTTTCATCGCAAGAGGTTTCCAATCCCAGAACCAGCATGGGCTGTGCCTTTGTAGTAGAGTGTGCAACTTCGAAGGCGCGCATGATAATGGCGGCTACCGCACGCCGGCCAGCGCTTTTCGATCAGAGGCTTTGCATTCCTCGTGATGAGGCGGTAACATCCGCAACCCTTAAAAACTACGTTCTCCAGCGCCATCTGCCAGGAGTAACGTTACTCACCGGTAATGAAAGAAGGTACGCCCTGGATGCCAGCCGTCAAAGTTAAAGAGAACGAACCCTTCGACGTAGCTCTGCGTCGTTTCAAGCGCTCCTGTGAAAAAGCCGGTGTTCTGGCTGAAGTTCGCAGCCGTGAATTCTACGAGAAGCCGACTTCCGAGCGTAAGCGCAAGGCAGCAGCCGCTGTTAAGCGTCACGCCAAGAAAGTGCAGCGCGAACAGCGCCGCAGCGTTCGCCTGTACTAATCAGTACAAGCAGCGCCTGATACCCGGCTTCGGCCGGGTTTCGCTTTTAGACTCCGCGTAACCTTCGGGTGACGATCGGAGTCTTTTAGTTTTTGCCCATACCTGTTCTGCCTCAGCGCATGACAGTATTCTGAGCGCCTATGGCCGGCCTGATCCCGCAGTCTTTTATCGATGACCTACTCAACCGCACCGACATCGTCGACGTGGTTGCTTCGCGCATCCAGCTGAAAAAGGCCGGCAAGAATTACACCGCCTGCTGCCCTTTCCACAAAGAAAAGACCCCCTCGTTCAGCGTCAGCCCGGACAAACAGTTCTATTACTGCTTTGGCTGCGGCGCGGGCGGCAACGCCTTGGGCTTTGTCATGGACCACGACCAACTGGATTTTCCCCAGGCAATCGAGGACCTGGCCAAGCGCGCCGGCATGGAAGTGCCACGCGAGGAAGGCGGACGCAATAACAAACCGCGCCAGCCCACCGACTCACCGCTGTACCCGCTACTGACTGCTGCCGCCGAGTTCTACAAGCAGGCATTGAAAGGCCACCCGCAACGCAAAGCAGCTATCGACTACCTAAAAGGCCGCGGCCTCTCAGGCGAAATCGCCCGCGATTTCGGCATGGGCTTCGCCCCACCCGGCTGGGACAACCTGCTCAAGCACCTGGCCAGCGACAGCCTGCAGCAGAAGGCCATGATCGACGCCGGCCTGCTGATTGAAAACGCCGACAATCCGGAAAAAGTTAAGCGCTACGACCGCTTCCGCGACCGCATCATGTTCCCCATTCGCGACAGCCGTGGCCGCGTCATCGCCTTTGGCGGCCGCGTGCTCGGCGACGAAAAACCCAAATACCTGAACTCCCCGGAAACCCCGGTATTCCACAAAGGCCAGGAACTCTACGGCCTGTTCGAAGCACGCAAACATAACCGCGACCTCGACGAGATCATGGTAGTCGAAGGCTATATGGACGTTATCGCCCTAGCCCAACAAGGCCTGCGCAATGCCGTCGCCACGCTCGGCACCGCCACCAGCGAAGAACACCTCAAGCGCCTGTTCCGCGTCGTACCGAGCGTACTGTTCTGTTTCGATGGCGACGCCGCCGGTCGCAACGCCGCCTGGCGCGCCCTGGAAGCCACCTTGCCGAGCCTGCAAGACGGCCGCCGCGCACGCTTTCTGTTCCTGCCCGACGGCGAAGACCCCGACACCCTGGTACGCAGCGAGGGCACCGACGCCTTTCGCGCCCGCATCAATCAACACGCCCAACCACTGGCCGATTACTTCTTCCAACAGCTCAGCGAAGAAGCCGACCCGCGCTCCCTGGAAGGCAAAGCGCACCTGATGACCCTGGCCGCACCGCTGATCGACAAGATCCCCGGCAACAACCTGCGCGCCCTGATGCGCCAGCGCCTGAGCGAGATCACCGGCCTGTCCGGCGAAGCCATGCAGCAGATGACCCCGGCCGCGCACAGCAGCCAACTCAGCCACAGCAGCGCACCACCCAGCGACTACCCGGACTACACCAGTATTCCCGACAGCGCCTATTACGATGTCGAGCCAAGCCGCAACGAATACGAAAATCCCAGCCCCGCACCCGAGCTCGAGCGCAATAAAAGCAAAGGCAACTGGAAGAAAGACGGCGGCAAGTGGAGCAAGAAAGGCCAGGGCGAATTCGCGCCGCGCGCACCACGCACCGCCGTCAGCGTCGAGTCGCCACATCTGAGCGCCTTACGCACCCTGCTGCACCACCCACAATTGGCGCAGAAGGTCGAAGATGTCAGTCATTTTGCCGGCGAAGACGACACCTACGCGCAACTACTGGTCGCCCTGCTCGGCGCCCT includes:
- a CDS encoding multifunctional CCA addition/repair protein; the encoded protein is MQIYKVGGAVRDRLLHRHISEIDWVVVGASAEQMLELGYRPVGADFPVFLHPQTGEEYALARTERKSGHGYGGFTFFASPEVTLEEDLIRRDLTVNAMAEDAQGALIDPYGGQHDLDAKLLRHVSPAFAEDPLRVLRVARFAARYAPLGFRVADETMGLMRELSESGELTALTPERSWKEISRALMEPRPDVFIQVLRDCGALRVLLPEVDCLFGIPQPPAHHPEIDTGVHVLSVLRQCAEHQQPLTVRWACLLHDVGKGLTPEAEWPRHIAHEVKGLKLIRAINQRCKAPKDCQELALQVGEFHTHGHRALELKAATLLKLLQGFDVFRRPQRFEEFIAACEMDARGRLGLEQRPYPQADYLRAAMHAARAVAVPPLLAQGFKGAELGEALNRERLNALSAYKANAAAQPMPHGAN
- the folK gene encoding 2-amino-4-hydroxy-6-hydroxymethyldihydropteridine diphosphokinase — its product is MSLTRVFLGLGSNIEREAHLHAGLEAVADLLREMRCSPVFESQAVGIKSGPFFNLVVAGYSELSLADLDRRLKFIEADNGRYAPERKGLPLDIDVLLYGDLVGNFDGLILPRAEILKNAFVLWPLSLLAPDILHPAQQCSFAELWQTAQIEQQLCPVAFSWRDQPLTPAELLQAHPAC
- the folB gene encoding dihydroneopterin aldolase, yielding MDTVFIEGLEVDTVIGAYDWERTIRQCLRLDLYLGWDNRPAAAGDELDKALDYASVSQRIQAFASESQFILVETFAERLVQVLMSEFHIPWVRLKLTKPGAVPAASGGVGVEIERGCR
- the plsY gene encoding glycerol-3-phosphate 1-O-acyltransferase PlsY; its protein translation is MFWLLATLAYLLGSLSFAILLSRLAGGPDPRASGSGNPGATNMFRLAGRRLAILTLIGDLLKGLLPVLIANLLDFSLQQQAWIGLAAIIGHMYPLYFNFHGGKGVATAAGMLLGLYPPAALLAIAAWLLTFILTRTSSLAALIATPLTLPLLAWQQPAALIPVCVLTGLIVWRHRSNLRDLYAGRERHF
- the tsaD gene encoding tRNA (adenosine(37)-N6)-threonylcarbamoyltransferase complex transferase subunit TsaD, which gives rise to MLVLGLETSCDETGVALYDSERGLLADALFSQIDLHRVYGGVVPELASRDHVKRMLPLIREVLEEAGKRNLDIDAIAYTAGPGLVGALLVGASCAQALAFAWGIPALGVHHMEGHLLAPMLEEQPPAFPFVALLVSGGHTQLVRVDGIGLYQLLGESLDDAAGEAFDKTAKLMGLQYPGGPEIAKLALNGTPGRFKFPRPMTDRPGLEFSFSGLKTFTLNTWQQCQAAGDNSEQTRCDIALAFQQAVVDTLTIKCKRALKQTGLNNLVIAGGVSANQALRQSLEKMLAELKGEVFYARPAFCTDNGAMIAYAGCQRLLAGQHEDLSIKVQARWPMEQLPGL
- the rpsU gene encoding 30S ribosomal protein S21 translates to MPAVKVKENEPFDVALRRFKRSCEKAGVLAEVRSREFYEKPTSERKRKAAAAVKRHAKKVQREQRRSVRLY
- the dnaG gene encoding DNA primase, with amino-acid sequence MAGLIPQSFIDDLLNRTDIVDVVASRIQLKKAGKNYTACCPFHKEKTPSFSVSPDKQFYYCFGCGAGGNALGFVMDHDQLDFPQAIEDLAKRAGMEVPREEGGRNNKPRQPTDSPLYPLLTAAAEFYKQALKGHPQRKAAIDYLKGRGLSGEIARDFGMGFAPPGWDNLLKHLASDSLQQKAMIDAGLLIENADNPEKVKRYDRFRDRIMFPIRDSRGRVIAFGGRVLGDEKPKYLNSPETPVFHKGQELYGLFEARKHNRDLDEIMVVEGYMDVIALAQQGLRNAVATLGTATSEEHLKRLFRVVPSVLFCFDGDAAGRNAAWRALEATLPSLQDGRRARFLFLPDGEDPDTLVRSEGTDAFRARINQHAQPLADYFFQQLSEEADPRSLEGKAHLMTLAAPLIDKIPGNNLRALMRQRLSEITGLSGEAMQQMTPAAHSSQLSHSSAPPSDYPDYTSIPDSAYYDVEPSRNEYENPSPAPELERNKSKGNWKKDGGKWSKKGQGEFAPRAPRTAVSVESPHLSALRTLLHHPQLAQKVEDVSHFAGEDDTYAQLLVALLGALQKNPNMRSLQLIARWHGTEQGRLLRALAEKEWLISADNLEQQFFDTITSLVARQRERSLEHLLRKARQSELSAEEKDQLRNLLSRNASPVIPSPTGA